Part of the Oxyura jamaicensis isolate SHBP4307 breed ruddy duck chromosome 28, BPBGC_Ojam_1.0, whole genome shotgun sequence genome, cagcacagaggaggaaTCAGGACAGCTattcaacaagaacaaaaaatttAATGTTGGCCAAGAAACAAacatatacaaagaaaaatacatttccattaGAAAAATCACCATGCCTTGGCATCTAAGCTAATCCACTCTCCATTCACAGCTTCGTGGTGCTGCAGAGTACCTGGAGAGGTAGAGACGGTTActctgagcagctgctgtgtgccaTGACCAAAGCTGGAGAGCAGTCTGCATTGCAGCAACAGGGCACGGTTAAGTGACgtacaaaatatttatgaaaaaatacatattttaaataaagaacttACAACAACTTAaactttttacaaaatattatgGTTGCCATTTCAGTGTCTCAATTCTAGGAACTACTTTCGAACTCTCAGTGTCCTGTTTTCCACCCCACATCCACCTCTGCAGTCTGTTCCTCCAGAGAGCTCCATCTCCAGCCAGCTCAGTCCAAAGTacctaaaaatgaaaacaaaaaaacagtctcagaaatcagaaaggaaacagaaatgcagttatATAAACAACTAAAACTTGTTTAGAAACTGCCAATGGAATATGCAGTAACTTAGTTTAATCAATGAATCACACAGAAGTAAGACCAAATTTAACTAAAAAGTATTGTACGTATCTCCAGGACAACTTGATTTGTGTTTCACCTCTCTGAGGGGGGAGAGGGACATAGATGAGTTACAGTATTAACTATTAAAGATGGGCCCCAGAGGGGCTCTGCGAATTATtcagttctttctctctcaagaAGGGgactacagaaaatattgaaaCCAACTGAAACCAAGCAGAAACTCACcttccagaaaagcaaattcaTCAATAGCTTCAATAGCATTATCTGCaaagcaaagtgaaaacaaTTAACATAGATAAAGCTGACTCCATATTTGCGTTTACTTCAAATAGCAGCATTTGAATTTGCATCACAGTACAGTGACCAATTTcaaagaggtttttgttttggaggtGATATGTGAAATTACCAGCATGTAATATTTGGTagatttctctttcatctttgGAGAAATAAGTTGTTCCTACAACTGTTTCATCACACCAGGACAGGTAGAAAAATCCTCCCTCTTACCAACCCTTTGCTAATGACAGTACTAAACGTGGCCTCATACCCAGatcttttctctgcagagtttttctttttccttgctgaGCGTACACATAAGCATCTTTGGCTATGGTTTCAACAAACAACtcctgcaaagcaaaaacatgAGAGTTTCACAAGGAGAACgtgagagggaagaaagaacatCTGTgcaacaaggaaaatgaaacgTCCTACAGATTTTAGAAGAAACCAAAACTGCCATCCTAAAACATCCCCTTCCCAATAAATAGCTCTGAAATCAACAAATTAAATTGTTGGGTAGTGATGTGCATGAGAACTAACAGAGGAAAGAAGGCTGTGCAGGGCagagacagaatcacagaatcatctaggttggaagagacctctgagatcacctagtccaacctctgtCTCCTCTGAACATGTCTGAGGCCAGATATGTGTCAGCTGCTCTCAGGGCACCTTCTGGGACACAGTCCTTGCATGCCATGCCGAGAATGCCTCAGCTGTTGGAGGCGTATACCCAGCAGCAGCCCTAAGAGTTACTGGAAGGGAGCGTGATGCCCAAGCTATCCTACCGTCAACCTGTGTAAAGGGAGACACCTTACAAAGGTGATAGAAAAAAACCCTGCCACACATTACTCCCATCTGCACACCACAACGCCTCAACCTGCAGCCAAAGCCAACTGGACACCGACCCCGTACAGGCTCAGAACTGTCTCGGAGAAGCAAAAAGCAGGCTAGGAGAGCGAACTGCTGCTCCACCGACAACCTCAGGCCCAAGGGGAGCTCcggcgggccgggccgcgccgccTCCCAGCCGAGGCTCCCCGCCGAGGggcccgcgccgccgccgcgcctCACCGTGGCCCGCGCCAGGACGAAGACGGCCTCCTGGCTGGCCAGGGTGACGTCCGGGTCCGCCTTCACCAGCGCCTTCACCCGCGCCAGCGGCAGGCGGGCCAGGCGGGCCGGCCCCGGGCACTGCGGCCCCGCGCCCGCCtcctcccccggccccgccggctNNNNNNNNNNNNNNNNNNNNNNNNNNNNNNNNNNNNNNNNNNNNNNNNNNNNNNNNNNNNNNNNNNNNNNNNNNNNNNNNNNNNNNNNNNNNNNNNNNNNNNNNNNNNNNNNNNNNNNNNNNNNNNNNNNNNNNNNNNNNNNNNNNNNNNNNNNNNNNNNNNNNNNNNNNNNNNNNNNNNNNNNNNNNNNNNNNNNNNNNNNNNNNNNNNNNNNNNNNNNNNNNNNNNNNNNNNNNNNNNNNNNNNNNNNNNNNNNNNNNNNNNNNNNNNNNNNNNNNNNNNNNNNNNNNNNNNNNNNNNNNNNNNNNNNNNNNNNNNNNNNNNNNNNNNNNNNNNNNNNNNNNNNNNNNNNNNNNNNNNNNNNNNNNNNNNNNNNNNNNNNNNNNNNNNNNNNNNNNNNGCCGAGGCAACCACGACCGCTTCGCGCTTCCCCCGCCGCTCTTCCGCTCTTCGCCTTAGGCGCTTCCGCCGCCGGCacggccgccgccgccatcccGCGCCCAGGGGCCGCGCCTGCGCAGCGCCgccgggcggagcggggccgccgTGGGGAGGGCCCGGCGGAGCTGAGGGGctgagggggcggcggggctgaggggctgggggaccgCGGAGCGGTCGTGGTTGCCTCGGCGGCTTCGGGGAGTCGGCTTACAGCCAGCCCCTGCGCCCTGACGCGGGCCTTGAGCCGCCCGGTCGCTACCGAACGCAGCCCTTGAGCCTCCTCCTGTCACCCGCCTCCCCCTGACACAgcgctgcagcctccctgccgTCCCCAGACACGGCCCCTGATCCTCTCTGTTTCTCCCAAACACAGCCCTTCATCCTCCTGTCACCCCCAAAACACAGCccttagggatatggtttagtggaggacttgttagtgttaggtcagaggttgaactagatgatcttgaaggtctcttccaacctagatgattctgtgattctgtgatcctccTGTCACCCCCAAACACAGCCCTTCATCCTTCTCATCGCCCACGTTCTCCCAAATAAGTCCTTTGAGCCTCCTCTGTCATCTCAAGACACAACCCTTCCTCCTCCAGACATGCCCTTGGAACCTCcctgtgtccctgtcccccaaACATGGCCCTGtcctccccaccctgctggAGCCGTGGGCAGGTGGTCATGGGGACCCCAGGGAGGTGGCTGTCCCAGCCAGATGCCCACCTTGTTGGCACCCAGAGGGTTTGGCACAGGACACCCAGCATGCTGCCTCTATCCAGTGGGATCCCACCCTCCTGTGTCCCCTCCACAGGATGCCCCTGAGGACCACCACCATTTACCATCATGTGTCCCTCCCAGCTTTCCCCACATCCTTGACCCACCAGCTTATCCTTAAAACGGTCACCCTGACAGCCCTCCGCAGGCACAAGACAGccgtgggtgctgctggtgggacaTCTTCCCAAAGGGACAGAAGGACATGCCACCCCAGGGCAGGGACATCATCACCAGTCTGCAGCCGGCCAGAGCATCTCTGCAGGCCTCAGCCAGTGCCCCAAGCAGGGGTTGGATTCTCCTCTGCAGAGCGGGGTTTTGCCCCATGCTGCCGGGACTTGACTCAACCTCTCAGCTTTCCTGTCTCTGAGGCAACGAACAGCAGGGCATTTCAACACAGAGATGGCCCAACTAGGTGCCGTGCTGTGCAGAGCACTTCTGCTTCCCATCAAAGCTTGACTCCTTTATGGAGCAAATATCCTCCAGTTCTGGATGTGTCTAAAACCTGGAGCCCTTGCCCCAACCCTCCCATGCACATGCAGAGCTTGGCTGAGGCTGGGCTGCATGGGCCATGCTGGTTGTGCCATGCTACCCAAAAAGAGCAGCCCATGAATCTCCTCCACTCTGCAGGTCCCACAGGGCTGTGAAAACCCAGCCTGCAGTGGGTTCACGTTGGCTGTCATGAGATGAGAACCTAACTTGCCCTCTCGTTCCTCGCAGGAACCCTTCCCTCTCATCTCAGAGTCTGGGCTCTTTACTGGATGAGACAGCAGGACCTGGTGGTGTCCAAGCTAGAAGTGCACAAagagctgctcctcctcctcctcctcctcctctttctgctcATGCTGCTTCACAGTCAGCTACTTCCTGGCATTGCACACAGCTTCTCACCAACCATTAGGAAAGAGCTTCTGGTTTCAGAGGAGGGGGACCCTGCTGCCATCAGAAGAGGCTTGCCTTACACAAGTCCTCCTGCTTGGATGCCTCTGGTGGTCTTTAGAAAAGAGGAGAACTCGTAGGAAAGTGTCCACTGATGGAAAATGGTGAGTAAGAACTTTACCTGGGCTGCTGTGGACCTGAGGATGGGGCATGGGGAGCAGAGCCATATCTCCTGATCAGGAGGTTGGAGAGTTTCTGTGGCTGTGTCCTTGTGAGGGGCCAGGTCCTGCTGAGaccctcgcccccccccccccagggagtAGTAAAAGTCAAAGTCCTGTGGTCCATCTGTGCTGGTCGGAGCTTCAAAGGTCTCTGACCAGCTCCTGGGCTCAGTGCAAGAATTGCCAGGTTGACATTGGgctgaatataaaatatgtgaaagagGAGAAGCTTACATTGTGCTGCTGAACCCAGGAGGGCACCCAGCAACGCAAAAAGCTGGACTTTATTACCGTGACAGCGGTGCTGTATCCCACAGGTAGACTCAGGTGCTCTGTCTGTCCCACCGCTTGGACAGCACTAGAACTTATGGTTACAAACATCTGAATTGTGTTCACATCTAAAATCCCTGGTGCATGTTTGagagttgctttttttcattagtttatGTGAAATCTCCACTGCCTGGTGTGCAGGAAACTGCAAATTCACGCTGTTCTACCACAGGCTTGGCCCAGAGTGCTGTGTTTGCAGTGTTGACTGGGGAAACTGCGGTGACTGCCCAGGGATGAGAGGGGAACTTGAACTTATTTAGGTGTATAAATTAGAACatttatgtttgaaaatattgcGCAGCTTCTTTGTGCTCTAGCTCTTctgttgtgaaataaaaaaaattacgCAAGTGCAAACCCAGACTGAGATCCCAGAGGGAGGAAGAGTTCAAAACCAAAGCCTATGGCAGGGCAAATGGAGCAGTCAGCTCTGAGGCAAATGGACGCTGTGGTCTGAGGACAAGAAGGCAGGAGAAAGATACAAGAGGAAGAGGACAGTTCCTTCCCCGTCCGTATGGTCTATCTGGGATGGTTATGAAAATGTAACCCTGTCACCCCTGAGCTTTGTGCTGTATCTCAGACTTGGCATCCTTTCTGAAAGTCATCCAGGCACCTCCTGACTGCCTTTCTCTAGAGACTTCAGAAAAAGGCTGCTGGGATGTTCAGGAAGcccaggcagctctgtgctggggccGGTGTGGCCCAGTTTGCCGGTGTGCTCATCACGGTGTGAGCAGCACAGGAAACACCCTCATCAGAAAAGTAGGGCAGATCTGCcatttcttggcttttttttttttttttttttttttttgcatacagCCTTCAGCAGGATGGGTTTTCCTCCAAGGAAAGGATGCCGACAGCTctgcgtggtctcctccacgCAGGTGCCATGGCCTCTTGCCTCTGAGCAGCCAGGCCCCTTGTCCTTATGGAGTGGCTGTCACAGAGTAGGACACATCCTCGTGGTTTTGGGCTGCTCAAGGCTTTATCTGGAGTGCACAAGGATTACCAGTGCACTTCTGATTACCGTGGTCTTCATGGGGGACAGGGCCAAGACAAAGTAGGTTGCTCCCCTCTGAGCCCTGGGCAATATCAAGGTCTCAAATTCTGCCCTCAGGAGGTTTGTTACAAGTAGGGCATAATTCCCTTCCCTGTCCCACTGTTTTGAAGGTTCCTGGTAGTGGGCAGAGGATGGATCAGGCCAAAAGACTCCACAAAACAGCTTCTGGGTGCCCTCACGGTGGTGGACCTGTTGTTCCCAGTCTGGTGCAGCCCTGAGCTCTTTTCTCAGACATCCATGCAGTGAGCAAAGGCCTCTTTTCATGGAGGAGCTCAGTGTCAGGCCATGCTGAAGCAATAGTGCATTCTGCAGAGGGGCTTTGACTCATTTTCCTCCATAATGTTTTAACTGGAGCTTTTCTTAATGGTTGCAGAGGCACCCGGAGGGGAAAGGGGCCATGGTGAGGCACCTCCAAGCAAAGTTCAAAGGCAACAGGGAAGATCTCCCCGAAGCAGGCAGCTGGCTGGAGAGTCGGtctgcagcatcccctgcaATGGAGCCAGGACAAATGCCTGTGCTGGGCTCCAAGGGTGAGCCACCCCCCGAGTCCCCCCGGACCAGGAGGGTGGACTTCAGCAGGGCTCCTCACAGCAAAGGTCAGAGTGTGGGACAGAGCTCGCTTCCTCATCCCGTTTCCGAGACCCCGGAGTGGATGGCACGACTGAAGAAGGGTATTGCTCAGGacaccagctcccagccagcccctgcaAAGCCAAGAGGGAGAGACGTGTTGAACAAGGAAGTTGGAGCCACCTCTGATCTTCCCCAGAGAAACCAAGCCCAGCAGAAATGGCCGCTCGTCAAAGACAAGGGTGCTCCACCAGTTGCAGCCAAAGGTGCAGCCATTGCAGCCTCCCCAAATGCTGTGGGAAGCACCGAGGAGACAGGACATCCCACTCTGCCTCGGAGGAAGCCTCTGCCACATGCCATGACGCTGGGAGCGAGGCCGGCCAAGCCCAGGCGCCCTCCTGTCGTGGATCTGGAGAAGTTCCGCGCAGCTGCACGTCCTGGGATGCCCGGCCGTCCTGCCGTGGAGCCAAGGAGCACTAAGCTGGGTATGGCCAGGCACCTGCTGGCACCTCAAAGTCCCCCACTGAAGGCAACCGCTTCAGGATGCCAAATATTCCAACTTAGAGATCCTGGGAGACAGGAGTTTGGGGTGGGCTGAGAGAGAAGTGGGAGCTGGTTAGTGACCAAGGGGCTTTATGAACATAGCACATGCAGGGGATGTAggacagcagctggagaaacaAGGAGAGATCAAGTGCCGTGTCCCCCGCTGGGGACAGGTATCAGACTCTGGGCTGCTTGCAGGGAGTGGGGCTGGAGCGAGTACTTGAGGGATCTTGACAAACGGGGGTGAGTCCAGTGCTGGGCACTAGGatggctgggggctggagcacgtggggaaggagaggctgagacCCAGGCTTGGttggctgggaggagggaaggcaaAGGTGCCATCTCACTGCCACAGCTGCCTAATGGGAGGAGAAGGTGGAGCCAGACATTCCAGAGGTGCCAGGAGCAGGACCAATGGGCATGAGCTGTACGAGGGGAAACTCCAGTTAGATGCAAGGGGAAATTCGTTCCTGTAGGAGTGGTGCAGCCCTGTGGCAGGGACCGGAGAAATGGGtatctctgtccttggagatacCCAGGTGTCAGCTGGACGAGGCCCTGACTGACCTGCTCTAGCTCTGAGGCTctctcagccctgctctgagaAGGAGGTTGGAGGAGAGGCTCCTCAGGCCCTTTCTGACCAGCCCACCCTTCTGTGACTGTAAGAGCAGTCAAGCACTACTggtgggaagcagagctggcCTCCTCCGTCCCACGAGGAAGAATCACTTACTCACCCTTTGGCCAAGGGGCAGAGGCTCTCTGAAGCTGGCAGCACATTGCCTGCAACACCATCTGCCTCCAAGCCTGAGGGAACTGCCAAGACTGCAGGGGCATAGACAGGACCATGGGGACACCATTGGGACCATGGTGCTGCTTGGTATGTCCTCCTTactggctgctggctgcctgcggGACGCAGAGCTTGGCTGCAAAACCTAACTGTTTTATATTATTGTATTAGCCCACCATTTTGTGGGGTCATTCAGAGGCTTTTATCAGTCCTGGCTGTGCTGTTGTGCTGGGAGATGCTCACCCAAAGAGGGGCCCCAGCCTAGAGGGTTAGAGTTGCCCTGGCAGAGGTGATCCTCCCTCCATCTGTCATAAAATCTGGCAGTTTTCAAGTATTTGATTGTCTTCTGGAAACTGAAGCAAGTTGGAAAACCTAGAGTGACTCTCCTAGacttacttatttttgttaatcACAAGTTTAAAGTAATCTTATGATTTTTTAAGGCTTGACATAAGATTGCTCATCACTTGGTACAATAACCCCATCAGAGCCGCAGTGCTGGATATTGGTGTTGGTCACTGACTGGTCTAGCTGACCAGGCTGGTGAGAGCTATGAGTCTGGTGATAAAACTAATGGCACCTTGGTGCAGCTGTGTGAATGCTGGGGATTgtagcagctgcagcagcactttctgGCTGATGATGTCCCTGAGCACTTGGAGATGCCCAGGGCTTGCCCTGATACTGATCTGATGCAGATCTGGAGTTTAGCGTTTTCaacatattcaaaatactcatATTTGGCTTCTTCCCCTTGCCTTTTATCATTGGtccagggagaaaaaacattAGGGACACAATGGGCCATGGAGAAAAACTTCTCGCTGGATCCAGATGTGCAGTGAGCTTTATCACCCCACATCCCTCTGTACAAATCTAGCCTGAGGACCTGAGGAGGCTCTGATGCTCTGAGTTGAGGTGAAAACTTGAAATAATCCCTTGTTGCTTTCCCATCCCTCTTTTTACCATAGGTTACCCGAAACCAGGTTGTGTTGCATCGGGCCCGGTGCGGTTCCCACCGCAGGATGCTCCAAGTGCAGCAGGGTAAGTACTGATGAGGTGCTTTAATTTTACGTGGCCTCCAGGCTGTCCCGACTAGGTGGGAAGGGCACCAGTTCTATCGGGCACCACGGCATCGGTCCATCAGTTTTTCTGCCTGTTCCTAGAGCCCAGCTTGGGATGGCTCCACGTGCAGGCAGCTCCAGTGGTACAAAGCATTGTTCTTCACAGGCTGCTGCATGGCTTCCTAATCACACTCTGCTCTGTCCCAGGGATGAAGATGAGATATACGATGATGTAGAGACCGTTGGGCTGGTCAAGAGAGACAAAAGTGTTCCACTGCCACCCACGTCCCGACCACCAGCGTATCTCCGTCCCGGAGGAGGTGGGTGCAGGCTGGCTTCTGGATGTGGTGCCTCAGGGAGCACTGAGGACCCAGGGaactctgcagccagcagcaactgcactgggctggctgctcccaTGCACGGGAGGACAGTGGGTTTCTCTGCCACCTTGTAAGCAAGCATGGGTGACTCTGATCCCCTGAAATTATCAAATGTGCTTTCCACCCATCTGGATGAGCCCATTAACATCAACTGAGCTTGGCCCTAGGGACACACATGGCCCAGCAAGGGCCATGgacagcagctgccctgtgccctgaCCGGCCCAGCTCATTTCAAGGCGGTCTCAGAATTCAGCAGCCGGTGGTCCCAGTGGTCCCTCTCTCGCTGTTGTTTCGGTCTCTTTCCCTGTGTTGTGTCTCAGTGGGTGCCTGCAGCTTACACCAGCCTCACGTCAGCATCTCTCCCTGGGTTTGGTTTTACAGGTGGAGATGCCAGTCGAGCCTCTGGCAGGcttgccctgctggcagctgtgcaAAGGTAACGAGAGGGGTTCGTGCTTTCTGTGGAGCCTCAAACTGCCAAGAATCCTTGGTGCTTTTGCAAAACTGGTTGTTCGGTCGTCTTTTCTGGGGTTGCAATAGGAATGTTGGTGGTGAAGGGCACAGGTGGAGCATTTAAACCTGGCTCAAGAGTCCCGGAATCCCTGGAGGGAGGCacctctgggtgctgggggagaCCCAGAGCAGGGGAAATGTGACAGGGCATTGGCTAGGAAGGAAAAGTGAAGGGGGGAGTAGGAGTGGGGTTACCCAGGCTTTCCCTTGACTTGCAATGACTCTGCAGAGAAGCCCAGGCCTCCCGAAAGATGAAGCCAATGACACTCAAAGAATgcaagaaggaagagaaggcagACAGGgagtttcagaagaaattcaagGTGAGTAGCAATGAGCAGTTTCATATCTCTCTAACCTCCCGCTTGCTCCCCAGGAAGGGT contains:
- the POLE4 gene encoding DNA polymerase epsilon subunit 4; the protein is MAAAAVPAAEAXPAGPGEEAGAGPQCPGPARLARLPLARVKALVKADPDVTLASQEAVFVLARATELFVETIAKDAYVYAQQGKRKTLQRKDLDNAIEAIDEFAFLEGTLD
- the PRAM1 gene encoding PML-RARA-regulated adapter molecule 1; translated protein: MRHPEGKGAMVRHLQAKFKGNREDLPEAGSWLESRSAASPAMEPGQMPVLGSKGEPPPESPRTRRVDFSRAPHSKGQSVGQSSLPHPVSETPEWMARLKKGIAQDTSSQPAPAKPRGRDVLNKEVGATSDLPQRNQAQQKWPLVKDKGAPPVAAKGAAIAASPNAVGSTEETGHPTLPRRKPLPHAMTLGARPAKPRRPPVVDLEKFRAAARPGMPGRPAVEPRSTKLGYPKPGCVASGPVRFPPQDAPSAAGDEDEIYDDVETVGLVKRDKSVPLPPTSRPPAYLRPGGGGDASRASGRLALLAAVQREAQASRKMKPMTLKECKKEEKADREFQKKFKFEGSINVLTQMMVDPAVTEKRGGGKNLPLRRGEILDVIEFTNKEQILCRNSQRRYGYVPRAVMLHLDTDIYDDVEIYG